A window of Oceanispirochaeta sp. contains these coding sequences:
- a CDS encoding sensor histidine kinase, giving the protein MKKALSFGTLESRIYTIFTVMIFSAIFVMQLVSFRYTIDTVKSTTIDSNRVVLHQLVSQMDSYIQGMEHISQAVTVDDQIQMFLTTSAEDSGKVEMEDTIQFIRQKLQNYIQAREDISDILLIRMDRFILTSSEDVKINPWTAIQDKDWFIDAVEVGNKTIVSSSYVQNLIWGRYSWVVSLSKGILSKEDGILKGILLVDLKFNRIKDLCQSLVIGQKGYNFILDNEGNYVFHPTQQLVYSNIKSEPLEGIMAMIHSGEIQTYQRDERYYMVETSQLTGWHVVSVIYESDIITEWKSLQLIYTLIGLVLFLIVGLATNKISSGITKPVRKLQEIMQTVETGEFRVVGSIKATDEIRELAREYDIMVGRIRELMDANTREQELKRKSDLKALQAQINPHFLYNTLDSIIWMGEMKQNEKVVQMTSALSKLFRISISKGRDLISIRNELEHVKSYLTIQEMRYQDKFRYEMNMDPEILDMTTLKITLQPLVENAIYHGIKEVDHEGLISISGWLEDDVIVLEVRDNGIGMNEAQLALLVEGLERSDVSAVRLNRQGLGVRNVHERIQLYFGKEYGLVCESSPGVGTCISVRFPASSLEVVF; this is encoded by the coding sequence ATGAAAAAAGCATTGAGTTTCGGAACCCTGGAGTCCAGGATATACACGATATTTACTGTCATGATATTCAGCGCCATATTTGTGATGCAGCTGGTCTCATTCCGCTATACCATTGATACAGTTAAAAGTACCACCATTGACAGCAACCGGGTAGTGCTGCATCAGCTAGTCTCTCAAATGGACAGTTATATACAGGGGATGGAGCATATCTCTCAGGCCGTGACGGTGGATGATCAAATTCAAATGTTCCTGACCACTTCTGCTGAAGATTCAGGGAAGGTAGAAATGGAGGATACAATTCAGTTTATTCGGCAGAAGCTGCAAAACTATATTCAGGCCCGGGAAGATATTTCGGATATCCTCCTCATCCGAATGGATCGTTTCATCCTGACATCCTCTGAAGATGTGAAGATCAATCCCTGGACGGCCATTCAGGATAAAGACTGGTTTATTGATGCTGTTGAAGTGGGAAATAAGACGATTGTGTCCTCCTCCTATGTTCAGAATCTGATATGGGGGCGCTATTCCTGGGTTGTCTCCCTCAGTAAAGGCATTCTGTCTAAAGAAGATGGCATCTTGAAGGGCATTCTCCTGGTCGATCTTAAATTCAACAGGATCAAAGATCTTTGCCAATCCCTGGTGATCGGCCAGAAGGGGTATAACTTCATCCTGGACAATGAAGGGAACTACGTGTTTCACCCGACGCAGCAGCTCGTGTACAGTAATATCAAGAGCGAACCCCTGGAGGGAATCATGGCTATGATTCATTCCGGAGAAATCCAGACCTATCAGAGGGATGAGCGCTATTATATGGTGGAAACCTCACAACTGACAGGATGGCATGTAGTCAGTGTGATCTATGAAAGCGATATCATCACCGAATGGAAGAGTCTGCAGCTGATCTACACCCTGATCGGCCTGGTTCTTTTTCTCATTGTCGGCCTGGCAACCAATAAAATATCTTCGGGTATCACAAAGCCTGTCAGAAAACTTCAGGAAATCATGCAGACCGTTGAAACTGGAGAATTCCGTGTTGTAGGCTCCATAAAAGCCACCGATGAAATTCGGGAACTAGCCAGAGAATACGATATCATGGTCGGGCGTATCCGTGAATTAATGGATGCCAACACAAGGGAACAGGAGCTTAAAAGAAAGAGTGATCTCAAAGCCCTTCAAGCACAGATTAATCCTCACTTTCTTTATAATACCCTTGATTCTATTATCTGGATGGGAGAGATGAAGCAGAATGAAAAAGTTGTTCAAATGACATCGGCTTTATCTAAACTTTTCAGAATCAGCATCAGCAAGGGGCGGGATCTGATCTCTATCCGGAATGAGCTGGAACATGTTAAATCCTATTTGACGATTCAGGAGATGCGTTATCAGGATAAATTCCGGTATGAGATGAATATGGATCCGGAGATTCTGGATATGACCACCTTGAAAATAACACTTCAACCTCTTGTAGAAAATGCGATCTATCATGGGATTAAGGAAGTGGATCATGAGGGTTTGATCAGCATCTCCGGCTGGCTCGAAGATGATGTGATTGTTCTGGAAGTCAGGGATAATGGAATCGGCATGAATGAGGCACAGCTGGCATTGCTGGTGGAGGGCCTGGAACGTTCGGATGTCAGTGCCGTCAGGCTGAACAGACAGGGGCTGGGAGTCCGAAATGTCCATGAACGGATCCAGCTCTATTTTGGAAAAGAGTATGGCCTCGTCTGCGAGAGTTCTCCCGGAGTCGGGACCTGTATTTCCGTCCGTTTTCCCGCATCATCACTGGAGGTCGTATTTTGA